The sequence GCAGGACCAGGGCGATCAGCGTGGCGAGGAACAGCGCGGGCAGGAGCGGCGACGTCCACGCCGCGTCGCCTCCGGCGATGTCCACGCCGAGCTGCCCCAGCTCGGGAAGGCCGGGCACCTTCAGCCAGAAGAGCTGCTCCTCCCGCTGCCCGGAGGCGATCACCGCCAGCGGCGCGAGCAGCACCCCGGCGCCGGCCAGCGACGCCAGCCACGGGACGGTCTCCCCGCGCCTGCGGACGACGACGGCGGCGTGGGCGGGCAGCAGGAGCAGCGCGTAGAGGTGGAACCAGCCGAGCAGCGCGACCAGCAGGCCGTACCAGGCGTAGCGCGACCGGCGCTCGCCGAGCAGGACCCAGGTGGCGGCCACCGCCACCGCGCTGACCAGGGCGTAGCTCCGCGCCTCCTGGCCGTATCGGCTGATCATCGGCAGCAGCGCGTAGACCAGCCCGGCCAGCAGCCCCACCTGCGGGGTGGCCAGCCGCCGCCCGATGGCCGCGACCCCGAACGTCGCCCCGGCGACCGCGAGCGCCGAGGGCAGCCGGACCGCGAACTCCCCGCCGAACGCGGCGAACGGCCTGAGCATGAGGTAGTACAGCGCGTGCACGGCGTCGATGTCGTCGAGCAGCCGCCACAGCTCGTCGAACGACATGGTCGCCGCCATCACGCTCACCGACTCGTCCCGCCAGAAGGACGGGGTGCCGATCCCCCAGAGCACGAGCACGAGCGACAGCACGGCAGGCGTTGCCGGAGAGCGAGCGATTCGCGCGGAAAGTGTCACCTGCCCAAGTTTCTCCCAAGACATCTGTTGCCCAAGCCAGCATCGGGACCCCCGGGACCGGACGTGGAGCTGGCAAGATGACTGGTATGAGTGAGAGCTTCCCTCGTCTGCACGCAAGGACCCGCCGATTCACCCTCGGGGTGCCGCGTGGCTTCACCATCGCCCCGGGCGGCGACCGCGTCGTCTTCCTCCGGACGAAGGGCGGTTCCGACCCGGTCACCTGCCTGTGGGAGTTCGACGTGGCCGGCGGCAAGGAGCGGCTGATCGCCGACCCGCGCGCGCTGGCCGTGAACGAGGACGACCTGCCGGCCGAGGAGCGGGCCCGCCGCGAGCGCAGCCGGGAGCAGGCGGGCGGCATCGTCGGTTACAGCACCGACAAGGCGGTGACCACCGCGGCCTTCGCGCTCTCCGGCGGCCTCTACGTCGCCGATCTCAAGACCAAGAGGATCCGGCGGTTGAAGACGGCCGGCCCGGTGATCGACCCGCGGGTCTCCCCCACCGGCGAGCACGTCGGCTACGTGACCGGCGGCGCGCTCCACGTCCAGGACCTCGAGGACGAGGTCGACCACGTGCTGGCCCGCCCCGAGTCCCCCGAGGTGACGTACGGCCTGGCCGAGTTCATCGCCGCCGAGGAGATGAACCGCATGCGGGGCTACTGGTGGTCCCCGGCGGGCGACGCGGTGCTGGCCGAGCGGGCCGACGACTCGCCGGTCGACAGGTGGCACATCGCCGACCCGGCCAACCCCTCCCGCCCGGCCGCCGAGCAGCGCTACCCCGCCGCCGGCACGGCGAACACCAGGGTCGAGCTGTTCCTCCTGGCCCTGGACGGCTCCCGCACTCCCGTGCCCTTCGAGGACGAATACCTGGTCACCGCCTCCTGGGACGCCCACGGCCTGGCGATCGTCACGATGCCGCGCGACCAGAAGAGCATCCGCCTGCTCAAGGTCGACCCGGCCACGGGCGGCTCGACGGTCGTCCGCGAGGACACCGACCCCGCCTGGGTGGACATCGTCCCCGGCGTGCCCGGTCACCTGTCCGACGGCACCCTGGTCTGGGCGGCGAACGTCGGCGGTGGCCACCGCCTGATCATCGGTGACGAGCCCGTCACGCCGGCCACCCTCCAGGTCCGCGAGGTCGTCGACGTCGACGGTGACGCCGTGCTCTTCCGGGCCGGCGGCGATCCCACCGAGATCGCCCTGTGGGCCTACAAGGACGGCCGCATCACGCTGGTCAGCCCGGCCGAGAGCGGCGTCTACAGCGGCCACACCGCGGGCGGCACGCTGGTGGTCACCGGCCAGACCCTCGACAGCGAGGGCCCGGTCACGCGCGTCCTCCACCACGGCAAGCCCCGCGGCCACATCGCCTCGCACGCCGAGCGGCACGGCCTGGACCTGCGGGTCTCCCTGATCCGCGCGGGCGCGCGCGACCTGGCGACCGCCGTGCTCTTCCCGTCGGACCACGTGCCCGGCTCGGCGAGGCTCCCGGTCCTCATGGACCCCTACGGCGGGCCGCACGCCCAGCGCGTCCTGGCCGCCTCCGGCGCCTACCTGACCAGCCAGTGGTTCGCCGACCAGGGCTTCGCGGTGGTCGTGGCCGACGGCCGCGGCACCCCGGGGCGCGGCCCCGAGTTCGAGCGGGCCGTCCTGCACGACCTGGCCACCCCGCCCCTGGAGGACCAGGTCGACGCCCTCCAGGGCGCCGCCGCGCGGTTCCCCGACGACCTGGACCTGTCCCGGGTCGGCATCCGCGGCTGGTCCTTCGGCGGCTTCCTGGCCGCCCTGGCCGTGCTCCGCCGCCCGGACGTGTTCCACGCGGCCGTCGCCGGAGCGCCGGTGACCGACTGGCGTCTCTACGACACCTGCTACACCGAGCGCTACCTCGGCCGGCCGGAGGAGGGCCACTACGAATCGTCGTCCCTGTTCGCCGACGCCGAGAAGCTGGACCGCCCCCTCCTGCTGATCCACGGCCTGGCCGACGACAACGTGGTCGCCGCCCACACCCTCCGCCTGTCCTCCGCCCTCCTGGCGGCGGGCCGCCCGCACAACGTCCTGCCGCTGTCCGGCGTCACCCACATGACCCCCCAGGAGGTCGTGGCGGAGAACCTGCTCCTGCTCCAGGTCGACTTCCTCAAGAAGGCCCTGGGCTGAGGCCGGCCCCGGGACGGCTCCTCCGGCCGGGCGGGGCCGTGCCCCGCCCGGCCGGTCTCACTTCGAGGTGCCGTGCCAGCTGCTCCACAGCGCCGCGTAGGAGCCCTCGGCCGCGACGAGCTCGTCGTGGGAGCCGAGCTCGCTGATCCGGCCGTCCTCGACCACCGCGACCCGGTCGGCGTCGTGCGCCGTGTAGAGGCGGTGGGCGATGGCGATCACGGTGCGGCCGTCGAGGACGGCGGCCAGTGACCGCTCCAGGTTGCGCGCGGCCCGGGGGTCGATCAGCGAGGTGGCCTCGTCCAGGACGAGGGTGTGCGGATCGGCCAGGACCAGGCGGGCCAGGGCGAGCTGCTGCGCCTGGGCGGCCGAGACCGGTTCGCCGCCGGAGCCGACGGCGGTGTCCAGGCCGCCGGGCAGGGCCTCGACCCAGTCCCAGGCGTCCACGGCCTCCAGCACCTCGCGGACGCGCGCGTCGTCCGCGTCGGGGCGGGCGATCAGCACGTTGTCGCGCAGGGTGCCCCGGAACACGTGGTGCTCCTGGGTCACCAGGGCGACATGGCCGCGCAGGTCGTCCAGCGGGAGCTCGACCAGAGAGGTGCCGCCGACCGTGACCTCGCCGGTGCGCGGGCCGTGGATGCCCGCGAGCAGGCGGCCCAGCGTGGACTTGCCCGCCCCGGACGGGCCGACCATCGCCAGCCGCTCCCCCGGCTCGACCACCAGGTCGATGCCGTGCAGCACGTCGTGGCCCTCGCGGTAGGCGTAGCGGACGTCCTCGGCCCGCAGCCTCTCGCCGTCGGGAGTGCCGGAACCGGCCTCGCGGTCGTCGGGCACCTCGGCGACCCCCAGCAGGCGGGCCATGGAGGCCCCGCCCACCTGGAGCTCGTCGATCCACATGAGCAGCCGGTCGAGCGGGTCGATGAGCTGCTGCACGTACAGCGTGGCCGAGGTGACCTGGGCCAGCGTTGCCCAGTCCTGGATGTAGAACACGCCGCCCAGGACCAGGGTGGCCACGATCGGGATCACGTAGCCGAGCTCGACCGCCGGGAACCAGATGGTGCGCAGCCTGAGGGTGTAGCGCTCGGCCGCCCACGACCGGGAGATGTCGGTGTCGGTACGGCGGTGCCGCCGGGCCTGCAGGCCCAGGGCCTCCACGGCGCGGGCCCCTCCGACCGTCTCGGCCAGACCGTCGGTCATGTCCGCGTAGGCGGCGCTCTCACGCAGGTAGCCGTCCCGGGCCCGCTTGAGGTACCACCGGGTGGCGATCCACAGGATCGGCACGGCCAGCAGCGAGGGCAGCACGAGCAGCGGCCCCACCAGCAGCAGCGCGCCCACGGTGATCACGCAGGTGACCACCGCGATCAACGTCTCGGGTACGGCGTGCCGTACGGTGCGCGACAGCGAGTCCACGTCCCGCGAGGTCCGGGTGATCAGGTCGCCGGATCCAGCACGCTCGACGGTGGACAGCGGCAGGCCGAGCACCCGGCCGACGAACTCCTGGCGCAGCTCGGCGAGGACCTTCTCACCGAGCTTGGAGGAGACGTAGACGGCGAACCTGACCAGCACCGCCTGGGCGACCAGGAAGCCGCCGACGGCCAGCGCCACCAACGTGACGTCGACCCCGGCGCCGTCGCTGACCCCCTCGACCAGCGAGCCCAGCAGCCACGGCACCGCCAGGCCCGCGACGGCGGCCAGGCCGTGCAGGCCGAGCGCCGCCGTCAGGTCCCGGGGGTACTTCAGCGTGAGCCTGCGGGCGTACGCCCGGACCTGCGCCTGGTCGGCGACGGGCAGGATCTGCCTGCTCATGCGTTCTCCTCCCCTCGGTACCCGTAACCTGCGTTCACGCGCTCACGACGCCCTGCGGCCCGCTCGCTCACGAGTCTTCCCCTCTGGTGACCAGGGCGGTGTAGGCCGGCACGGTGGCCAGCAGCTCCCGGTGCGTTCCCTGGGCGCGCACGACACCGCCCTCGACGTAGATCACCTGGTCGGTGCGGTCGAGTACCAGCGGGCTGGTCGTGCAGACCAGGGTGGTCTTGCCGGCTCGGGCCTTGGCCAGCCGGTCGGCGATGCGCGCCTCGCTGTGGGCGTCCACCGCGCTGGTGGGCTCGATGAGGATGAGCACCTCCGGGTCGGCGGTCAGCGCCCTGGCCAGCCGGAGCCGCTGCTGCTGGCCGCCGGAGAACTCCCGCCCCGACTCGGCCACATGCCCGTCGAGGCCGCCGGGCAGCGCCTCGACGATGTCCTCCGCGCACGCGGTGCGCAGCGCGTCGGCGATGTCCTCGGCCGACGCCTCGCCGGAGACGTCCAGCTCGTCCCTGAGCACCCCGGCGAACAGCTTCGCGCCGTTGTCGGCGACCAGGATCCGGCGGCGGACCTCGGCGAGCGGCAGGGTGTCCAGCGGCACGTCGCCGAAGTCCACGTCGCCGTCGCCGTAGCGGCCGAGCCGGTCGGCGATCGTGACGGCCTCCTCGGGCGAGGTCGCCGCGAGGGCGGTGAACACGCCGGGACGGACCGCGACCCCGGAGGCCACGTCGCGCAGCAGGCCCCCGCCGGAGTGCCCGGCGGCGCCGCCGCCCACCTCCGGTTCGAGGGTGAGGATCCGCACCACCCGGCGGGCGGCGACGTGGCCCTTGGTCAGCTTGTCGGCCGCCTCGGTGAGCGCCCGCATGGGGGCGATCAGGAAGACCGCGTAGCCGTAGAAGGCGACGAGCTGGCCGGGGGTGATCTCGTCCCGGATCGCGAAGGTCGCGCCCAGCCAGGTCACCAAGGCGATCAGCAGGCCGGGCAGCAGGATCTGGGCGCCCTCCAGCATCGACTCGACCGCGGCCACCCGCACGCCCGCGTGCCGTACTTTCTGGGACTCCTCGGTGTAGCGGTCGGCGAAGACCTGCTCGCCGCCGATGCCGCGCAGCACCCGCAGACCGGCGACGATGTCGGCGGCGCGGGTGGACAGGTCGCCCTGGAGGTCGCGGTGGGCGTGCTGGCGCCTGTGCAGCGGCCGGAGCAGGGGGGCGACGGCGACGGCCATGATCGGCACGCCGATGAGCACCATCAGGCCCAGGGGCAGCGAGGCCCTGATCAGGATGACGGTCACCGTGACGATGGCGACGATCGCGCCGGTGCCCCGGAGCAGGATGTCCATCGCGTTGCCGATGTGGGCGATGTCGGAGTTGCCGACGCTGACCACCTCGCCGGTGGACATGCGCTTGGGCAGGGTCGCGCCCAGCCGGGTCGACTGCCGTACGGTGACCTGGACGGTCCGGTAGGCGGCGCTCAGCCAGTTGTAGACGGCCATCCGGTGCCGGAGGATGCCGGCGACGGCCTGCACGATCCCCAGGCCGAGCAGGACCCCGCCCCAGGTGAGGAGGGCCGGCAGGTCTTTGGCCCTGATGGCGTCGATGCCCTTGCCCATCGCCTCCGGCACGAGCGCCATCGCCAGCCACCACAGGATGGCGTAGCCGATGCCGATGAGCAGCGGGCCCGCCTGCATACGGGCTATCCAGCGCAGGTATCGGATCGGACTGCGGGCGTCAGGAATGCCGGGGTCGGCAACAGGTAGGGAGCGCATAGCCTCCCCAGGCTGACAAACTCCCGCCTCACCAGCAAACCATTTTCTGACCGGCGGCACCGCCGATCGGTTCCCTGACCGGCCGATCGGCGCTCCCGGCCGAGGAAACCGTCAATCAGGGTTGACAACCATATGATGTCAACCTAAATTGACAGACATGAGCGATACGGCACAGCTGGCCTCCGACGCCGGCAGCCGCGATCCGGCCGTCGGCCTGCGGGCCGTACGGGCGTTGCGGATGCTGGTCGATCGGCTGGAGGCCCTTCAGGTGGAGAACGCCAGGGATCAGGGCTGGTCCTGGCAGGAGATCGCGTACTGCCTGGAAGTCACCCGGCAGGCGGTGCACAAGAAGTACGCGGGCGGCCGAGGTTTGCTGAGACGGGAGAAATAGCCATGTTCGAACGGTTCACCAGCGAAGCCCGGCAGGCGGTGAAGCTCGCCCAGCAGAACGCCCGCCGGCTGAACCACCACCTCGTCGGCACCGAGCACGTCCTGCTGGGCCTGCTCGACCAGCCGGAGAGCGACTCGGCCGAGATCCTCGGGCGGCACGGGCTGGACCACGACCGGGCCTCCCGGGCGGTGATGGACCTCGTCCCGCGCACGCCGAAGGACGCGCTCGACGCGGAGGCGCTGGAGTCGATCGGCATCGATCT comes from Streptosporangium roseum DSM 43021 and encodes:
- a CDS encoding ABC transporter ATP-binding protein, which produces MSRQILPVADQAQVRAYARRLTLKYPRDLTAALGLHGLAAVAGLAVPWLLGSLVEGVSDGAGVDVTLVALAVGGFLVAQAVLVRFAVYVSSKLGEKVLAELRQEFVGRVLGLPLSTVERAGSGDLITRTSRDVDSLSRTVRHAVPETLIAVVTCVITVGALLLVGPLLVLPSLLAVPILWIATRWYLKRARDGYLRESAAYADMTDGLAETVGGARAVEALGLQARRHRRTDTDISRSWAAERYTLRLRTIWFPAVELGYVIPIVATLVLGGVFYIQDWATLAQVTSATLYVQQLIDPLDRLLMWIDELQVGGASMARLLGVAEVPDDREAGSGTPDGERLRAEDVRYAYREGHDVLHGIDLVVEPGERLAMVGPSGAGKSTLGRLLAGIHGPRTGEVTVGGTSLVELPLDDLRGHVALVTQEHHVFRGTLRDNVLIARPDADDARVREVLEAVDAWDWVEALPGGLDTAVGSGGEPVSAAQAQQLALARLVLADPHTLVLDEATSLIDPRAARNLERSLAAVLDGRTVIAIAHRLYTAHDADRVAVVEDGRISELGSHDELVAAEGSYAALWSSWHGTSK
- a CDS encoding ABC transporter ATP-binding protein, whose protein sequence is MQAGPLLIGIGYAILWWLAMALVPEAMGKGIDAIRAKDLPALLTWGGVLLGLGIVQAVAGILRHRMAVYNWLSAAYRTVQVTVRQSTRLGATLPKRMSTGEVVSVGNSDIAHIGNAMDILLRGTGAIVAIVTVTVILIRASLPLGLMVLIGVPIMAVAVAPLLRPLHRRQHAHRDLQGDLSTRAADIVAGLRVLRGIGGEQVFADRYTEESQKVRHAGVRVAAVESMLEGAQILLPGLLIALVTWLGATFAIRDEITPGQLVAFYGYAVFLIAPMRALTEAADKLTKGHVAARRVVRILTLEPEVGGGAAGHSGGGLLRDVASGVAVRPGVFTALAATSPEEAVTIADRLGRYGDGDVDFGDVPLDTLPLAEVRRRILVADNGAKLFAGVLRDELDVSGEASAEDIADALRTACAEDIVEALPGGLDGHVAESGREFSGGQQQRLRLARALTADPEVLILIEPTSAVDAHSEARIADRLAKARAGKTTLVCTTSPLVLDRTDQVIYVEGGVVRAQGTHRELLATVPAYTALVTRGEDS
- a CDS encoding S9 family peptidase gives rise to the protein MSESFPRLHARTRRFTLGVPRGFTIAPGGDRVVFLRTKGGSDPVTCLWEFDVAGGKERLIADPRALAVNEDDLPAEERARRERSREQAGGIVGYSTDKAVTTAAFALSGGLYVADLKTKRIRRLKTAGPVIDPRVSPTGEHVGYVTGGALHVQDLEDEVDHVLARPESPEVTYGLAEFIAAEEMNRMRGYWWSPAGDAVLAERADDSPVDRWHIADPANPSRPAAEQRYPAAGTANTRVELFLLALDGSRTPVPFEDEYLVTASWDAHGLAIVTMPRDQKSIRLLKVDPATGGSTVVREDTDPAWVDIVPGVPGHLSDGTLVWAANVGGGHRLIIGDEPVTPATLQVREVVDVDGDAVLFRAGGDPTEIALWAYKDGRITLVSPAESGVYSGHTAGGTLVVTGQTLDSEGPVTRVLHHGKPRGHIASHAERHGLDLRVSLIRAGARDLATAVLFPSDHVPGSARLPVLMDPYGGPHAQRVLAASGAYLTSQWFADQGFAVVVADGRGTPGRGPEFERAVLHDLATPPLEDQVDALQGAAARFPDDLDLSRVGIRGWSFGGFLAALAVLRRPDVFHAAVAGAPVTDWRLYDTCYTERYLGRPEEGHYESSSLFADAEKLDRPLLLIHGLADDNVVAAHTLRLSSALLAAGRPHNVLPLSGVTHMTPQEVVAENLLLLQVDFLKKALG